GCCCTCCTCAATCAAGTCTGCGAGGTGGTGGGATGCGTCGACCGTCCATTCACCTGGCACCTGCATGACCACGTTGACAAAGCGGTCACGGCCGAAAGCGACGGTGCGCAGGGAGGTAAAGGTCACACCCTCCTTAGCGCCAAAACCCTCGAGGTAGGCGCGAATGGCCGCCACCTCGTCGTCGGGGAGGGCCTGAGAGAGCAAGCTGAGAATCGAGTTTTTCAGCAGCACGTACCCGGTGAACAGGATGTTGACACCGACGGCCAACGCTATGAGGGGATCGAGAGGCTCCCACCCCGTAACAGCGACGAGCGCGATTCCAGCGAGTACGCCTGCGGTGGTCCACACGTCGGTGAGCAAGTGTCGACCGTCCGCACTCAAGGTGGCCGAGCGGTAGCGCTTCCCGGCGCGGAGGAGAAGTAGTCCCGCCCCAAGGTTCAACAGGGTGGCCAGGGAGGACAGGAGCAGGCCGATCCCAGCTTGTTCAATTGGCTGGGGGCGCAGTAAGCGTTCCACGGCGGTGAATATGATGGCCACAGACGCCACCAGGATCATCGCGCCTTCCACCTGGGCGGAAAAGTATTCGGCCTTGGCGTGCCCGTAGTTGTGATTCTCATCAGCCGGTTTCGCGGCAACTTTGAGAACCCAGAGGCCAACGACAGCGGCGACGACGTTGATAACGGACTCGATCGCGTCGGAAAGAAAGCCCACAGAGCCGGTGAGCCACGCGGCCACGAGTTTGAGGGCGATGGTGGCAAGCGACACGGCGATAGACAGCCACATGAAACGCTCAAGGACACGCTGCTCTGACTGGCCAGGCATAGGGGAGACCTCCGGCTCGGGCGAACCGCGCCGCAGATGCGGGCGGGCGAAGGTCTCGCTCACTCCATGCCTGGAGCTGACAGGCCGGGTGGGTCAGCCACCAGTATGTCGACCAGTCACAGCCGCGCGGGCGACGCCGCGCGCAGGACCTACTCCCCTTCAGGGCCGGCAGTTTATCACACCGTGGGCGTTGGCCCCGCCGGGCAAGCTGTGTAGGGTGACTCCCCGGGCGCGGGCAGAATC
The nucleotide sequence above comes from Corynebacterium capitovis DSM 44611. Encoded proteins:
- a CDS encoding cation diffusion facilitator family transporter, translating into MPGQSEQRVLERFMWLSIAVSLATIALKLVAAWLTGSVGFLSDAIESVINVVAAVVGLWVLKVAAKPADENHNYGHAKAEYFSAQVEGAMILVASVAIIFTAVERLLRPQPIEQAGIGLLLSSLATLLNLGAGLLLLRAGKRYRSATLSADGRHLLTDVWTTAGVLAGIALVAVTGWEPLDPLIALAVGVNILFTGYVLLKNSILSLLSQALPDDEVAAIRAYLEGFGAKEGVTFTSLRTVAFGRDRFVNVVMQVPGEWTVDASHHLADLIEEGVAAELGGAETVVHIEPLGTPTRVGGRWV